From Camelus bactrianus isolate YW-2024 breed Bactrian camel chromosome 16, ASM4877302v1, whole genome shotgun sequence, the proteins below share one genomic window:
- the COPRS gene encoding coordinator of PRMT5 and differentiation stimulator, which yields MDPQIAGAQALGAAEPPRGPPLPSAREAPPSPGAASAPADPSFQERETEKATDRLANGAQSIPQDSPAHGEGAHSEEEGFAVDDEDSDGELNPWELSEGLSGHPPKEQAADLFNEDWDLELKADQGNPYDADDIQGCLSQEVRPWVCCAPQGDMIYDPSWHHPPPLMPHYSKMVFETGQFDDAED from the exons ATGGACCCTCAGATCGCCGGGGCCCAGGCGCTGGGGGCCGCGGAGCCGCCGCGGGGTCCGCCGCTGCCGAGCGCACGCGAGGCGCCCCCCAGCCCGGGG gctgcctctgccccagctgACCCTTCCTttcaagagagagagactgagaaggcCACTGACCGACTAG CCAATGGAGCACAGAGCATCCCTCAGGATAGTCCTGCCCATGGTGAGGGCGCCCATTCTGAAGAGGAAGGCTTTGCTGTGGATGATGAAGATTCTGATGGGGAACTGAATCCCTGGGAGCTGTCAGAAGGGTTGTCTGGCCACCCACCCAAGGAACAGGCTGCTGATCTTTTTAACGAGGACTGGGACTTGGAGCTGAAAGCAGATCAGGGGAATCCATATG ATGCTGACGACATCCAGGGTTGCCTTTCTCAAGAGGTCAGACCTTGGGTGTGCTGCGCCCCGCAAGGAGACATGATCTATGACCCCAGCTGGCACCATCCACCGCCGCTGATGCCCCATTATTCCAAGATGGTCTTTGAAACGGGACAGTTTGACGATGCAGAAGACTGA